In Ostrea edulis chromosome 10, xbOstEdul1.1, whole genome shotgun sequence, one genomic interval encodes:
- the LOC125665998 gene encoding carboxylesterase 1C-like isoform X1 — MTSQECGTTLSLLNIIMESVKIALMLLSTIFTVKGADVINAVEVNTPSGWVRGYEENYEKGQVYRFVKIPFAQPPTGNLRFQKPQPVADWEDVKGTSNENSPSCPQWDLPVPGLDSLVQNEDCLYLNIYVPGKISKERNLSIMVWIHGGGFSMGGGSQYKPQKLVLGGDVIVVTINYRLGLIGFFTLNDPLLSGNFGLWDQIEAFRWVQKNIEAFGGNPNSVTIFGESAGGMSVSLQTLIPSNKGLFQRAIAQSGVASIFTFSKKEMEKKTADMLLDRNSCNKEDVSEILKCLQEISVDNITNSVTVMDMMKPLNTSIDFGGFVPNVDGELIKENLAYPGSSDDDIYSFFRTVDYMSGTLDGEGNMEYLGIGPDIQEHYKFNVTEKISKRFLCEMTAPVYVEMAVGNAPELAQEICDFYTDTESIEAQSNKICEFRCDHFFIVPSNVLLSIHANNNKETNTFQYLMTKPSPAQFFGDPPAWFKGARHGDDLYHFFKISVEDLPEEKRKGLVDDDPLSENVIQYWANFAKFGNPNSDKVPEWPSYDVNSKRYVILDTQITTGQNLKSESTALLSKIVEKGRQRLRHDEL, encoded by the exons atgacgtcacaggagtgtggaactacgttaa GTTTATTGAATATCATAATGGAGTCTGTAAAGATCGCTCTGATGCTGTTATCGACAATTTTCACGGTGAAAGGAGCAGATGTAATTAATGCCGTGGAGGTCAACACCCCGTCAGGCTGGGTCAGAGGTTACGAGGAAAACTATGAGAAGGGTCAAGTATACAGATTTGTAAAAATTCCGTTTGCACAACCTCCTACAGGAAACCTACGTTTTCAGAAACCCCAACCAGTGGCAGACTGGGAAGATGTGAAAGGAACATCCAATGAAAATTCCCCTTCCTGTCCGCAATGGGATCTTCCGGTTCCCGGACTTGACAGTTTGGTACAGAATGAGGATTGcttatatctaaatatttacGTTCCTGGTAAAATATCAAAGGAGCGCAATCTTTCTATAATGGTTTGGATTCACGGCGGTGGATTCAGTATGGGTGGAGGTAGTCAATATAAACCCCAGAAACTGGTTTTAGGAGGTGACGTCATAGTTGTGACAATCAATTACAGACTTGGACTTATAGGGTTTTTCACGTTGAATGATCCCTTACTTTCGGGTAATTTTGGTCTTTGGGATCAAATTGAAGCTTTTCGTTGGGTTCAGAAGAATATTGAAGCCTTCGGAGGGAACCCTAATTCTGTCACTATATTCGGAGAGTCAGCTGGTGGAATGTCTGTCAGTCTGCAGACGTTGATTCCTTCTAATAAGGGACTGTTTCAAAGAGCAATTGCACAGAGTGGTGTGGCGTCCATCTTTACATTCTCAAAAAAGGAGATGGAGAAGAAAACTGCAGACATGCTTTTAGATAGAAATTCATGTAATAAGGAAGATGTCTCTGAAATATTGAAGTGCCTTCAAGAAATCTCAGTCGACAATATTACAAATTCTGTTACGGTAATGGATATGATGAAACCATTGAATAcgtctattgattttggagggtTTGTACCGAATGTTGACGGTGAATTGATAAAGGAAAATTTAGCATATCCGGGTTCGTCAGATGACGACATTTACAGTTTCTTCCGTACCGTTGATTATATGTCAGGGACACTTGATGGGGAAGGAAATATGGAGTACCTTGGCATAGGTCCAGATATTCAGgaacattataaatttaatgtcacagaaaaaatatcaaagagaTTTCTGTGTGAAATGACTGCTCCTGTATATGTGGAAATGGCTGTTGGCAATGCCCCAGAGTTAGCGCAAGAAATATGTGACTTTTACACCGACACAGAAAGCATTGAAGCACAGAGTAACAAGATTTGTGAATTCCGATGTGACCATTTTTTCATTGTTCCAAGTAATGTCTTGTTATCGATTCACGCAAACAATAATAAAGAGACTAATACCTTCCAGTATTTGATGACAAAACCCAGTCCTGCACAATTCTTTGGAGATCCGCCCGCCTGGTTTAAGGGAGCCAGACATGGTGATGACCTCTATCATTTCTTCAAAATCTCCGTAGAAGATTTACCAGAAGAGAAGCGTAAAGGTTTGGTGGATGATGATCCCCTGTCGGAAAATGTTATTCAGTACTGGGCCAACTTTGCAAAGTTTGG AAATCCAAATAGTGACAAAGTACCCGAATGGCCATCCTATGACGTCAACAGCAAGAGATACGTCATCTTAGATACGCAAATCAcaacaggccaaaatttgaaatCTGAATCCACAGCACTACTCAGTAAAATAGTAGAGAAGGGTCGTCAGAGACTTAGACATGATGAATTATAG
- the LOC125665998 gene encoding carboxylesterase 1C-like isoform X2, with protein MMIGLLNIIMESVKIALMLLSTIFTVKGADVINAVEVNTPSGWVRGYEENYEKGQVYRFVKIPFAQPPTGNLRFQKPQPVADWEDVKGTSNENSPSCPQWDLPVPGLDSLVQNEDCLYLNIYVPGKISKERNLSIMVWIHGGGFSMGGGSQYKPQKLVLGGDVIVVTINYRLGLIGFFTLNDPLLSGNFGLWDQIEAFRWVQKNIEAFGGNPNSVTIFGESAGGMSVSLQTLIPSNKGLFQRAIAQSGVASIFTFSKKEMEKKTADMLLDRNSCNKEDVSEILKCLQEISVDNITNSVTVMDMMKPLNTSIDFGGFVPNVDGELIKENLAYPGSSDDDIYSFFRTVDYMSGTLDGEGNMEYLGIGPDIQEHYKFNVTEKISKRFLCEMTAPVYVEMAVGNAPELAQEICDFYTDTESIEAQSNKICEFRCDHFFIVPSNVLLSIHANNNKETNTFQYLMTKPSPAQFFGDPPAWFKGARHGDDLYHFFKISVEDLPEEKRKGLVDDDPLSENVIQYWANFAKFGNPNSDKVPEWPSYDVNSKRYVILDTQITTGQNLKSESTALLSKIVEKGRQRLRHDEL; from the exons ATGATGATTG GTTTATTGAATATCATAATGGAGTCTGTAAAGATCGCTCTGATGCTGTTATCGACAATTTTCACGGTGAAAGGAGCAGATGTAATTAATGCCGTGGAGGTCAACACCCCGTCAGGCTGGGTCAGAGGTTACGAGGAAAACTATGAGAAGGGTCAAGTATACAGATTTGTAAAAATTCCGTTTGCACAACCTCCTACAGGAAACCTACGTTTTCAGAAACCCCAACCAGTGGCAGACTGGGAAGATGTGAAAGGAACATCCAATGAAAATTCCCCTTCCTGTCCGCAATGGGATCTTCCGGTTCCCGGACTTGACAGTTTGGTACAGAATGAGGATTGcttatatctaaatatttacGTTCCTGGTAAAATATCAAAGGAGCGCAATCTTTCTATAATGGTTTGGATTCACGGCGGTGGATTCAGTATGGGTGGAGGTAGTCAATATAAACCCCAGAAACTGGTTTTAGGAGGTGACGTCATAGTTGTGACAATCAATTACAGACTTGGACTTATAGGGTTTTTCACGTTGAATGATCCCTTACTTTCGGGTAATTTTGGTCTTTGGGATCAAATTGAAGCTTTTCGTTGGGTTCAGAAGAATATTGAAGCCTTCGGAGGGAACCCTAATTCTGTCACTATATTCGGAGAGTCAGCTGGTGGAATGTCTGTCAGTCTGCAGACGTTGATTCCTTCTAATAAGGGACTGTTTCAAAGAGCAATTGCACAGAGTGGTGTGGCGTCCATCTTTACATTCTCAAAAAAGGAGATGGAGAAGAAAACTGCAGACATGCTTTTAGATAGAAATTCATGTAATAAGGAAGATGTCTCTGAAATATTGAAGTGCCTTCAAGAAATCTCAGTCGACAATATTACAAATTCTGTTACGGTAATGGATATGATGAAACCATTGAATAcgtctattgattttggagggtTTGTACCGAATGTTGACGGTGAATTGATAAAGGAAAATTTAGCATATCCGGGTTCGTCAGATGACGACATTTACAGTTTCTTCCGTACCGTTGATTATATGTCAGGGACACTTGATGGGGAAGGAAATATGGAGTACCTTGGCATAGGTCCAGATATTCAGgaacattataaatttaatgtcacagaaaaaatatcaaagagaTTTCTGTGTGAAATGACTGCTCCTGTATATGTGGAAATGGCTGTTGGCAATGCCCCAGAGTTAGCGCAAGAAATATGTGACTTTTACACCGACACAGAAAGCATTGAAGCACAGAGTAACAAGATTTGTGAATTCCGATGTGACCATTTTTTCATTGTTCCAAGTAATGTCTTGTTATCGATTCACGCAAACAATAATAAAGAGACTAATACCTTCCAGTATTTGATGACAAAACCCAGTCCTGCACAATTCTTTGGAGATCCGCCCGCCTGGTTTAAGGGAGCCAGACATGGTGATGACCTCTATCATTTCTTCAAAATCTCCGTAGAAGATTTACCAGAAGAGAAGCGTAAAGGTTTGGTGGATGATGATCCCCTGTCGGAAAATGTTATTCAGTACTGGGCCAACTTTGCAAAGTTTGG AAATCCAAATAGTGACAAAGTACCCGAATGGCCATCCTATGACGTCAACAGCAAGAGATACGTCATCTTAGATACGCAAATCAcaacaggccaaaatttgaaatCTGAATCCACAGCACTACTCAGTAAAATAGTAGAGAAGGGTCGTCAGAGACTTAGACATGATGAATTATAG
- the LOC125665999 gene encoding pyrethroid hydrolase Ces2e-like, which translates to MESVKIALMLLLSTMSTVKGSDVINAVEVNTPSGWVRGYEENYEKGQVYRFVKIPFAQPPTGNLRFQKPQPVADWEDVKGTSNENSPSCPQWDFPIPGFDNLEQNEDCLYLNIYVPGKVSRERNLSVMVWIHGGGFSMSAGSQYKPQKLVLGGDVIVVTINYRLGLLGFFTLNDPLLSGNFGLWDQIEAFRWVQKNIEAFGGNPNSVTIFGESAGGMSVSLQTLIPSNKGLFQRAIAQSGVASIYTFSKKEMEKKTADMLLDRTSCNDKEDISEILKCLQNIPVENITNSVTIMDMLKPLNTSIDFGGFVPNVDGELIKENLAYPGSSDDDIYSFFRTVDYMSGTLDGEGNMEYLGITPEIQEHYEFNVTEKIPRQFLCEMTAPAFVEMAVGNAPELAQEICDFYTDTESIEAQSNKICDFKCDHFFIVPSNVLLSIHANNNKETNTFQYLMTKPSPAQFFGDPPAWFKGARHGDDLYHFFKISVEDLPEEKRKDLVDDDPLSENVIQYWANFAKFGNPNSDKVPEWPSYDVNSKRYVILDTQITTDQNLKSEATTLLSKIIGKGRQRLGHDEL; encoded by the exons ATGGAGTCTGTAAAGATCGCTCTGATGCTGCTTTTATCGACAATGTCCACGGTGAAAGGATCAGATGTAATTAATGCCGTGGAGGTCAACACCCCGTCAGGCTGGGTCAGAGGTTACGAGGAAAACTATGAGAAGGGTCAAGTATACAGATTTGTAAAAATTCCGTTTGCGCAACCTCCTACAGGAAACCTACGTTTTCAGAAACCCCAACCAGTGGCAGACTGGGAAGATGTGAAAGGAACATCCAATGAAAATTCCCCTTCCTGTCCGCAATGGGATTTTCCAATTCCCGGATTTGACAATTTAGAACAAAATGAAGATTGTTTGTATCTAAATATTTACGTTCCTGGCAAAGTATCAAGGGAACGCAATCTTTCTGTAATGGTTTGGATTCACGGCGGTGGATTCAGTATGAGTGCAGGTAGTCAATATAAACCTCAGAAACTGGTTTTAGGTGGTGACGTCATAGTTGTGACAATCAATTACAGACTTGGACTTTTAGGGTTTTTCACTCTGAATGATCCTTTACTGTCGGGTAATTTTGGTCTTTGGGATCAAATTGAAGCTTTTCGTTGGGTTCAGAAGAATATTGAAGCATTCGGAGGGAACCCTAATTCTGTCACTATATTCGGAGAGTCAGCTGGTGGAATGTCTGTCAGTCTGCAGACGTTGATTCCTTCTAATAAGGGACTGTTTCAACGTGCAATTGCACAGAGTGGTGTGGCATCGATCTATACGTTCTCAAAAAAGGAGATGGAGAAGAAAACTGCAGACATGCTTTTAGACAGAACTTCTTGTAACGATAAAGAAGATATCTCTGAAATTTTGAAGTGTCTTCAAAATATCCCCgttgaaaatattacaaattctgtAACGATAATGGATATGCTGAAACCATTGAATAcgtctattgattttggagggtTTGTACCGAACGTGGACGGTGAATTGATAAAGGAAAATTTAGCATATCCGGGTTCATCGGATGACGACATTTACAGTTTCTTCCGTACCGTTGATTATATGTCAGGGACACTTGATGGGGAAGGAAATATGGAGTACCTTGGGATAACTCCAGAAATTCAGGAACATTACGAATTTAATGTCACAGAAAAAATACCAAGGCAATTTCTGTGTGAAATGACTGCTCCTGCATTTGTGGAAATGGCTGTTGGCAATGCCCCAGAGTTAGCACAAGAAATATGTGACTTTTACACCGATACAGAAAGCATTGAAGCACAGAGTAACAAgatttgtgatttcaaatgTGACCATTTTTTCATTGTTCCAAGTAATGTCTTGTTATCGATTCACGCAAACAATAATAAAGAGACTAATACCTTCCAGTATTTGATGACAAAACCCAGTCCTGCACAATTCTTTGGAGATCCGCCCGCCTGGTTTAAGGGAGCCAGACATGGTGATGACCTCtatcattttttcaaaatctcCGTAGAAGATTTACCAGAAGAGAAGCGTAAAGATTTGGTTGATGACGATCCCCTGTCGGAAAATGTTATTCAGTACTGGGCCAACTTTGCAAAGTTTGG AAATCCAAATAGTGACAAAGTACCCGAATGGCCATCCTATGACGTCAACAGCAAAAGATACGTCATTTTAGATACGCAAATCACAACCGACCAAAATTTGAAATCTGAAGCCACGACACTACTGAGTAAAATAATAGGGAAGGGTCGTCAGAGACTTGGACACGATGAATTATAG
- the LOC130046303 gene encoding carboxylesterase 1C-like, producing MVSIEIAMLLVLMLSLVEGTEVINAVEVNTPSGWVRGYEENYENGQVYRFVKIPFAQPPIGKRRFQKPQPIGEWEGVQGISDTYSPSCPQWDFPMPGVENLENDENCLYLNIYVPGKISRERNLSVMVWIYGGAFMFGGASQYKPQKLVLGGDVIVVTINYRLALLGFFTLNDPLLSGNFGLWDQIEAFRWVQKNIEAFGGNPNSVTIFGESAGGMSVSLQTLIPSNKGLFQRAISQSGVATFFAISKKDSEKKTADMLLEKTSCNDKEDVSEILKCLQKIPVENITNAITMMDLQTPIYMSTELGGFVPNVDGELIKENLAYPGSSDNDIYSFFRTVDFMSGTLNGEGNVVYGSMTPQLQERFEFNVTEKIPKTVLCEMTAPVFVETAVGNSPNLVQEICDLYTDTESDDAQSNKVCEFTGDSSFIVPSNIMLTIHAEDNTGAKTFQYMVTKASPMPFGGDPPAWFKGAGHSDELYLLFDYLRKIPEEKRKKFADLNLLSENVVQYWANFAKFGNPNSDKLPEWPSYDVNSKRYVILDTQITTGQNLKPEATILLRKIIEKGRQRLAHDEL from the exons ATGGTATCCATAGAAATCGCCATGCTGTTAGTATTAATGCTTTCCTTGGTGGAAGGAACGGAAGTCATTAATGCTGTGGAGGTCAACACCCCGTCAGGATGGGTCAGAGGTTATGAAGAAAACTATGAGAATGGTCAAGTGTACAGATTTGTAAAAATTCCGTTTGCGCAACCCCCGATAGGAAAGCGGCGTTTTCAGAAGCCCCAACCAATCGGAGAATGGGAAGGTGTCCAGGGAATATCCGATACATATTCTCCTTCCTGTCCACAGTGGGATTTCCCAATGCCCGGAGTTGAGAATTtggaaaatgatgaaaattgtttatatCTTAATATCTATGTTCCTGGCAAAATATCAAGGGAGCGCAATCTGTCTGTAATGGTTTGGATTTACGGTGGAGCTTTTATGTTCGGTGGAGCTAGTCAATATAAACCCCAGAAACTGGTTTTAGGTGGTGACGTCATAGTTGTGACAATCAATTACAGACTTGCACTTTTAGGTTTTTTCACTTTGAATGATCCTTTACTGTCGGGTAATTTTGGTCTTTGGGATCAAATTGAAGCTTTTCGTTGGGTTCAGAAGAATATTGAAGCCTTCGGAGGGAACCCTAATTCTGTCACCATATTCGGAGAGTCAGCTGGTGGAATGTCTGTCAGTCTGCAGACGTTGATTCCTTCTAATAAGGGACTGTTTCAACGTGCAATTTCACAGAGTGGTGTTGCAACTTTCTTTGCAATCTCAAAAAAGGATTCAGAGAAAAAAACAGCAGATATGCTTCTCGAAAAAACTTCCTGTAATGATAAGGAAGATGTCTCTGAAATTTTGAAGTGCCTTCAGAAAATCCCAGTTGAGAATATTACAAATGCTATTACGATGATGGATTTGCAGACACCAATATATATGTCCACGGAACTAGGGGGTTTTGTACCAAATGTTGACGGTGAGTTGATAAAGGAAAATTTAGCTTATCCGGGTTCATCAGATAACGACATTTACAGTTTCTTCCGTACCGTTGATTTTATGTCCGGGACACTCAATGGGGAGGGAAATGTGGTGTATGGTAGCATGACTCCACAACTGCAAGAACGTTTTGAATTCaatgtgacagagaaaattccAAAGACTGTTCTCTGTGAAATGACCGCCCCTGTATTTGTTGAAACGGCTGTTGGGAATTCCCCTAATCTAGTGCAAGAAATATGTGACTTATATACCGATACGGAGAGCGATGATGCACAAAGTAACAAAGTTTGTGAATTCACAGGAGACAGTTCTTTCATTGTTCCAAGTAACATCATGTTAACTATTCACGCCGAGGACAATACAGGAGCTAAAACATTCCAATATATGGTAACTAAAGCGAGTCCTATGCCTTTCGGCGGGGATCCACCTGCCTGGTTTAAGGGAGCCGGACATAGTGATGAACTATATCTTTTGTTTGATTATTTAAGAAAAATCCCAGAAGAAAAACGTAAGAAGTTTGCCGATTTAAACCTCCTGTCTGAAAATGTTGTCCAGTATTGGGCCAATTTCGCAAAGTTCGG aaatCCTAATAGTGACAAATTACCAGAATGGCCATCCTATGACGTCAACAGCAAAAGATACGTCATCCTAGATACGCAAATCAcaacaggccaaaatttgaaacCTGAAGCCACAATACTACTCAGAAAAATAATAGAGAAGGGTCGTCAGAGACTTGCACACGATGAATTATAA